One window of the Eucalyptus grandis isolate ANBG69807.140 chromosome 6, ASM1654582v1, whole genome shotgun sequence genome contains the following:
- the LOC120294733 gene encoding uncharacterized protein LOC120294733 isoform X1: MRTAAAAWAVEIVQAQAERRSKMEEEKRNFFFFNFHLRTPHATCRTSLLTNMPPNVCFSPQQRLCWMLEHSTSDFEENAKLSSQQLWHVYGAKATALFFFLFSMDAGEGRFWAVKSGVVLLFLLVLGGLPDVAPGSSTLVYRNTCLVPVFPSLIPTGDSVEINNTTSLGAIAPYGQLPVPLPDDWFGFGFVRTGCISTGMGFHNCTSANCEGRDCTAQDLVVATIFSISSDGYIISVERGYNVGLAMEFMCNGCSGCPSARCKAQLGSCPNNLRVFNSSGAVAACMPSPGSELHFSEDECIFPGDYTTSRGRIPCQGKNLVIMIIISC; encoded by the exons AtgaggacggcggcggcggcttggGCGGTGGAGATAGTCCAAGCCCAGGCGGAGCGGAGGTcgaagatggaggaggaaaagagaaatttttttttttttaatttccatctACGCACGCCACACGCCACATGCCGCACGTCATTGTTGACAAACATGCCGCCGAATGTTTGTTTCTCACCTCAACAACGTCTGTGCTGGATGCTGGAACACTCGACCTCGGACTTCGAAGAAAATGCCAAACTTTCGAGTCAACAATTATGGCACGTCTATGGAGCGAAAGCAACTGCactgttctttttcttattttct ATGGACGCTGGAGAAGGAAGGTTTTGGGCCGTGAAATCCGGGGTGGTGTTGCTTTTCCTACTCGTGCTCG GAGGACTTCCTGATGTTGCTCCAGGGAGCTCTACGCTGGTCTATAGAAATACTTGCCTAGTACCAGTATTTCCATCTCTGATTCCGACTGGTGATTCTGTCGAAATTAACAACACCACCAGTCTCGGTGCAATTGCTCCATATGGACAACTGCCAGTTCCTTTGCCGGATGATTGGTTCGGCTTTGGCTTTGTCAGGACTGGGTGCATCTCGACTGGAATGGGCTTTCACAATTGCACCAGTGCTAATTGCGAAGGAAGAGATTGTACTGCACAGGACCTTGTGGTTGCCACGATTTTCAGCATTTCCAGTGACGGTTACATCATATCCGTAGAAAGGGGGTACAATGTTGGACTTGCTATGGAGTTCATGTGTAATGGCTGCAGCGGCTGCCCCTCCGCAAGGTGCAAAGCCCAGTTGGGAAGCTGCCCAAATAATCTCAGGGTGTTCAACAGTTCAGGAGCTGTGGCTGCATGCATGCCATCACCTGGTAGTGAGCTGCATTTCTCTGAGGATGAATGCATTTTCCCAGGTGATTACACTACTTCCAGGGGGAGGATCCCTTGTCAAGGGAAGAATCTTGTTATAATGATTATAATATCATGCTGA
- the LOC120294733 gene encoding pathogenesis-related protein 5-like isoform X2: MPHVIVDKHAAECLFLTSTTSVLDAGTLDLGLRRKCQTFESTIMARLWSESNCTVLFLIFLLLQMDAGEGRFWAVKSGVVLLFLLVLGGLPDVAPGSSTLVYRNTCLVPVFPSLIPTGDSVEINNTTSLGAIAPYGQLPVPLPDDWFGFGFVRTGCISTGMGFHNCTSANCEGRDCTAQDLVVATIFSISSDGYIISVERGYNVGLAMEFMCNGCSGCPSARCKAQLGSCPNNLRVFNSSGAVAACMPSPGSELHFSEDECIFPGDYTTSRGRIPCQGKNLVIMIIISC; the protein is encoded by the exons ATGCCGCACGTCATTGTTGACAAACATGCCGCCGAATGTTTGTTTCTCACCTCAACAACGTCTGTGCTGGATGCTGGAACACTCGACCTCGGACTTCGAAGAAAATGCCAAACTTTCGAGTCAACAATTATGGCACGTCTATGGAGCGAAAGCAACTGCactgttctttttcttattttct TGTTATTGCAGATGGACGCTGGAGAAGGAAGGTTTTGGGCCGTGAAATCCGGGGTGGTGTTGCTTTTCCTACTCGTGCTCG GAGGACTTCCTGATGTTGCTCCAGGGAGCTCTACGCTGGTCTATAGAAATACTTGCCTAGTACCAGTATTTCCATCTCTGATTCCGACTGGTGATTCTGTCGAAATTAACAACACCACCAGTCTCGGTGCAATTGCTCCATATGGACAACTGCCAGTTCCTTTGCCGGATGATTGGTTCGGCTTTGGCTTTGTCAGGACTGGGTGCATCTCGACTGGAATGGGCTTTCACAATTGCACCAGTGCTAATTGCGAAGGAAGAGATTGTACTGCACAGGACCTTGTGGTTGCCACGATTTTCAGCATTTCCAGTGACGGTTACATCATATCCGTAGAAAGGGGGTACAATGTTGGACTTGCTATGGAGTTCATGTGTAATGGCTGCAGCGGCTGCCCCTCCGCAAGGTGCAAAGCCCAGTTGGGAAGCTGCCCAAATAATCTCAGGGTGTTCAACAGTTCAGGAGCTGTGGCTGCATGCATGCCATCACCTGGTAGTGAGCTGCATTTCTCTGAGGATGAATGCATTTTCCCAGGTGATTACACTACTTCCAGGGGGAGGATCCCTTGTCAAGGGAAGAATCTTGTTATAATGATTATAATATCATGCTGA
- the LOC120294733 gene encoding pathogenesis-related protein 5-like isoform X3 gives MPHVIVDKHAAECLFLTSTTSVLDAGTLDLGLRRKCQTFESTIMMDAGEGRFWAVKSGVVLLFLLVLGGLPDVAPGSSTLVYRNTCLVPVFPSLIPTGDSVEINNTTSLGAIAPYGQLPVPLPDDWFGFGFVRTGCISTGMGFHNCTSANCEGRDCTAQDLVVATIFSISSDGYIISVERGYNVGLAMEFMCNGCSGCPSARCKAQLGSCPNNLRVFNSSGAVAACMPSPGSELHFSEDECIFPGDYTTSRGRIPCQGKNLVIMIIISC, from the exons ATGCCGCACGTCATTGTTGACAAACATGCCGCCGAATGTTTGTTTCTCACCTCAACAACGTCTGTGCTGGATGCTGGAACACTCGACCTCGGACTTCGAAGAAAATGCCAAACTTTCGAGTCAACAATTATG ATGGACGCTGGAGAAGGAAGGTTTTGGGCCGTGAAATCCGGGGTGGTGTTGCTTTTCCTACTCGTGCTCG GAGGACTTCCTGATGTTGCTCCAGGGAGCTCTACGCTGGTCTATAGAAATACTTGCCTAGTACCAGTATTTCCATCTCTGATTCCGACTGGTGATTCTGTCGAAATTAACAACACCACCAGTCTCGGTGCAATTGCTCCATATGGACAACTGCCAGTTCCTTTGCCGGATGATTGGTTCGGCTTTGGCTTTGTCAGGACTGGGTGCATCTCGACTGGAATGGGCTTTCACAATTGCACCAGTGCTAATTGCGAAGGAAGAGATTGTACTGCACAGGACCTTGTGGTTGCCACGATTTTCAGCATTTCCAGTGACGGTTACATCATATCCGTAGAAAGGGGGTACAATGTTGGACTTGCTATGGAGTTCATGTGTAATGGCTGCAGCGGCTGCCCCTCCGCAAGGTGCAAAGCCCAGTTGGGAAGCTGCCCAAATAATCTCAGGGTGTTCAACAGTTCAGGAGCTGTGGCTGCATGCATGCCATCACCTGGTAGTGAGCTGCATTTCTCTGAGGATGAATGCATTTTCCCAGGTGATTACACTACTTCCAGGGGGAGGATCCCTTGTCAAGGGAAGAATCTTGTTATAATGATTATAATATCATGCTGA